The DNA window CGTCGGAGCCCGACTCGCGGCCGCCGCCGGTTTCCTTCTCGCCGCCGAAGGCGCCGCCGATTTCGGCGCCGGAGGTGCCGATGTTGACGTTGGCGATGCCGCAGTCCGAGCCGGCGGCCGACAGGAAGGCCTCGGCGGCCTTGAGATTGGCGGTGAAGATCGACGAGGACAGGCCCTGCGGCACGTCGTTCTGCAGGTCGACGGCTTCGTCGAGCTGCTTGAACTTCATCACGTACAGGATCGGCGCGAAGGTTTCGGTCTGCACCACCTCGGCGTCGTTGCTCAGGCCGGTCACGATCGCCGGCAGGACGAAGTTGCCCTTGCGATCGATGCGCTCGCCGCCGGTCTCGACCTTGCCGCCGGCGGCCTTGGCCTTGGCGATGGCGTCGAGGTAGGCCTGCACGCCGTCCTGGCTGTTGAGCGGACCCATCAGGTTGGCCGGGTCGGTCGGGTCGCCGATCTTCTTCTCGACCTGCTTGTAGGCGGTGACCAGCTTGGCCAGCACCTCGTCGTAGATCGACTCGTGCACGAACAGGCGGCGGGTGGTGGTGCAGCGCTGGCCGGCGGTGCCGACCGCGCCGAACACGATCGCCGGGATCGCCAGCTTCAGATCGGCGGTGGCATCGACGATGATCGCGTTGTTGCCGCCCAGTTCGAGCAGCGAACGGCCCATGCGGCGGGCGACGCGCTCGCCGACGTGGCGGCCGACCTTGGTCGAGCCGGTGAAGCTGACCAGCGCGATGCGCTTGTCGTCGACGAAGTTCGAGGCCAGCTCGGTGCCGGCGTCGTTGAACAGGAAGAACAGGTCGGGGAAGCCGCCGGCGCGCAGGGCGTCGTTGCAGATCTTCATCGAGGCGACCGCCGACAGCGGGGTCTTGGGCGAGGGCTTCCAGATCGAGATGTCGCCGCAGATGGCGGCGATGAACGAGTTCCAGGCCCACACCGCGACCGGGAAGTTGAACGCCGAGATGATGCCGACCAGTCCCAGCGGGTGCCACTGCTCGTACATGCGGTGGCCCGGGCGCTCGGAGTGCATGGTCAGGCCGTACAACTGGCGCGACAGGCCGACCGCGAAGTCGCCGATGTCGATCATCTCCTGCACTTCGCCGTCGCCTTCCGGCTTGGACTTGCCCATTTCCAGCGCGACCAGCGAACCCAGCGCGTCCTTGTGCTTGCGCAAAGCGTCGGCGCACAGGCGGATGGCTTCGCCGCGGCGCGGCGCCGGAGTGGTGCGCCAGACCTTGAACGCGGCCTGGGCGCGCTCGACGATGGTGTCGTAGTCGCGCTGCGAGGAGGCCTGCACGCGCGCCAGCACTTCGCCGTCGGTCGGGTTGATCGGCTCGAGCACGCCGGCGTCGGCGGTCGTGGCCCACTCGCCATGGCCGAGGTAGGTGCCGGACTCGTTGTCTTTGAGTCCCAGGGCGGCGAGAACGGGGTGGGTCATACCGGAAGCTCCATATGGTGCCGCGCCGGGGGCGCGGCGAAACGGGAAGGGCGCCCGCGAGGGCGGGGCGACGCGCTGGGCGCGGCGCCGGAATGCGCGGCCCCGATGCGTTTCGAACGCACTGCAATCCGCTGCCTGGAGATTCCACGCGAACGGAGGCGCTGCCCGACCGCTGCCGGGGCCATCCGCGGAATTGTAGCCGTTGGGCCGTCGCAGTGCTTACCGGCGCGGTTTCGCCGCGGGCGGTGCGACCTGCGATCGCGGCGCCGCGGACGGGGACGTCACTGGACGGTGCAGGTCAGGGTCACGGTCACGCGATTGTCGGGAGGCGCGGCCGTCAGCGTCGCCAGGGTCACGCCGGTATCCAACTGCGCCAAGGGCAGGTTCGCCGCGGGACATCCCACTCCCGAGCAGAGGGCCGGCCCCGGGCAGCTCAAGCCGGTGCGGCCGGCGGCCGGGTCGCGCAGCACCGCGCCTGTCACTGCGTCCGGACCGCCGTTGGCGACCACGATCGTGTAGGTGGTCGTCGCCCCGCGCGCCAGGGTGTCGTTGGCTTGATCGATATCGCCGTTCACGCCGGGGGTGTTGGTCTTGGTGATGCTCAGATCGGCCAGCGGAAGACGGGTATTGACCAGGGTGCAAGTCAGGTCGTCGCCGGCCGCCGGGGTGATGCTGAAACTGGCGCCGTTGCCGCTGGGCGTCTGGCCGCCGGCGAAAGCGTTGCTGCAGTTCCAGCTGACCGTGTAATTGCCGAGGTTGGCGCCCGCGGCCGCG is part of the Lysobacter firmicutimachus genome and encodes:
- the amaB gene encoding L-piperidine-6-carboxylate dehydrogenase, giving the protein MTHPVLAALGLKDNESGTYLGHGEWATTADAGVLEPINPTDGEVLARVQASSQRDYDTIVERAQAAFKVWRTTPAPRRGEAIRLCADALRKHKDALGSLVALEMGKSKPEGDGEVQEMIDIGDFAVGLSRQLYGLTMHSERPGHRMYEQWHPLGLVGIISAFNFPVAVWAWNSFIAAICGDISIWKPSPKTPLSAVASMKICNDALRAGGFPDLFFLFNDAGTELASNFVDDKRIALVSFTGSTKVGRHVGERVARRMGRSLLELGGNNAIIVDATADLKLAIPAIVFGAVGTAGQRCTTTRRLFVHESIYDEVLAKLVTAYKQVEKKIGDPTDPANLMGPLNSQDGVQAYLDAIAKAKAAGGKVETGGERIDRKGNFVLPAIVTGLSNDAEVVQTETFAPILYVMKFKQLDEAVDLQNDVPQGLSSSIFTANLKAAEAFLSAAGSDCGIANVNIGTSGAEIGGAFGGEKETGGGRESGSDAWRAYMRRQTNTINYSDALPLAQGIKFDL